ATTCTCTTCTTTACAGAAATGTGGGAGCGCTTCAGCTACTATGGAATGCGGGCAATTCTCGTTTACTACCTGGTAGCAGAAGTTTCGAAGGGTGGCTTTGCATGGGCGGAACCGGATGCCATCATGCTTTACGGAACTTATACCAGTCTGGTTTACTTCACTCCCATGATCGGCGGATGGCTCGCGGATCGTGTCATGGGCTTTCGCAATGCAGTCACCGCCGGCGCCCTGATGATGACACTTGGGCACGTATCT
This is a stretch of genomic DNA from Flavobacteriales bacterium. It encodes these proteins:
- a CDS encoding MFS transporter; translated protein: MTLQQFGGSEDNQKTILGHPVGLFILFFTEMWERFSYYGMRAILVYYLVAEVSKGGFAWAEPDAIMLYGTYTSLVYFTPMIGGWLADRVMGFRNAVTAGALMMTLGHVS